The nucleotide sequence AGTTTCACGTCCGACATATTGCTTTAAATAATAATCAAGTTCTTCCTGGAAAGAGGGGTCATTTTTTGCTTCCTCATAGGCAAGCTCCAATTCCTCAAGTGAAGTCATCAATGTCTCGGGCACAAATTGACCGCCGAATCGCCCGAAGCGTCCTTTTACTGTCGTCATAAAATCAACTCTCCTTTTGCTGTTTCAATAAAATTCGTAATCGCTGCTGAACTTTTTCGACCATCTACTTCTACACCACTTGAAACATCTACTGCAAATGGCTCGACAAGCATAATCGCCAGTCCAACATTTTCTTCATTTAGCCCACCTGCCAAAATGACCTTTTCAAGCGGAATTTTCACTTTATCAAGCAGCATCCAGTCAAAGGACTTTCCGCTTCCTCCACGGAAGTCAGTTCCAGGCGCATCGAACAAATAGTAGTCCACATCATATGTCGCCGCACGTGTCACATCCTCTTCACTACGAATCGAGAATGCTTTAATTGCCGGCAGCCCGATTACCTGAATCTGTTCGGGCGTTTCATCCCCGTGATATTGGATATAATCGAGTCCGACTTCTTTTGCAATTTGACGAATAGTGGCTGGCTCTTCATTGACAAAAACCCCGACTTTTTTGACCGTACCCGGAATTGCCTTTGCCAGTTCCACTGCTTCCTCTACCGTAATGCGTCGTTTACTGGGCGCAAACATAAATCCGATAAAATCAGCACCTGCTTTAACAGCTGTTTCTACATGTTCAATTTCTTTTAAACCGCAAATTTTTACTTTTGTCATCGATTTTCGCCAACCTTTGCTGTTATGTCGATTTTTAGTGCTTTAAGTGAATTTTTGACGTCGCCGCTGCGCATTAATGCTTCGCCGACTAATATACCTTTTGCGCCAGCATTCGCCACAAACTGTGCATCTTCCGGACCTAAAATTCCGCTTTCACTAATAAATGCTATCGGTGATGGAGGAAGAAGCTGTGCAATTTCAAGCGTTGCCGACAGTGAAACATCGAATGTTTTCAGATTCCGGTTATTCACTCCGATGATGTTTGCTCCAATGGCAAGGGCACGCTTTAATTCATCGGCATCGTGTACTTCAACAAGCACTTCTAGCTGTTGTTCTGTCGCATAGGCATAAAGGGATTTCAGCTGATCATCTGTTAATGCTGCGACAATCAACAGGACAACTGATGCGCCGGCAGCCTTCGCATAGTCGATCTGCACTTCATGAATGATGAAGTCTTTACATAAAACCGGTATGTCCACAGCATTTGCAACTGCATTTAAATCCGCATAGCTCCCTTTAAAAAATGCGCGTTCTGTCAATACGGAAATACAGGCAGCACCTGCTTCTTCATATTGTAAGGCTTGCTCAACAGGGTCGACTTCCGTCGCAATATTGCCTTTAGAAGGGGAGGCACGCTTCATTTCCGAAATTACTTGCAATGAATTGGCCGATATCAGTGTTTCGTATAAAGAAGGGCGGGCCTTATCAATTGTTAAAAACACAGGCTTTGTCGAAAGCAATTGTGGCAGCTCAGTCTTTTTTTGGTCAATAATACGGTCTAAAATCGTCATTTTACGGGTTCCTCCTGCATCTGTTTTTGGCTATAAGCAACGATATTTTCTAATTTTTCATAAGCGCGTCCTGACATAATACTGTCTTTCGCCATATCGATACCTTCCTTCATCGTCTCGGCAAGTCCGTATGCAAAGAATCCAATGCCGGCATTTAAAAGAACCGTATCAAAATACACACTTTGTTTTCCTTTTAGTAAGTCACGCATAATGTCCGCATTTTCTGCAGGAGTGCCGCCGCGAATTGCAGAAAGGGGCTGTGCGGCTAAGCCGACATCTTCAGCACGAAGTTTAAATGGAATCATGTCTCCGCGGTCTAACAGTACAAAAGTGTTTTCACCATCCAGTGATGCTTCATCCATTCCTTGTGCGCCAGAGACGACGATTGCACGTTCACGTCCTAGCATATGGAGCACTTCCGCATAATCGGTCGTGAAGTTCGGTCGGTTAATGCCGACAAACTGTGTTTTTAGCGGAACAGGGTTTGTTAGGGGACCGACTAAATTGAAAATCGTCGGCTTGCCGATTGCCTGTCGTACTTCACCAATCCGTTTTAATTTCGGATGCATGTTTGGAGCATGTAAGAAGGCGATACCGTGCTGTTTGAGCAACTCGGATGTTTGCTCGATATTTGGCAGCAGTGTAATGCCAAGTGCCTCCAACACATCCGAACTACCTGAAGCACTCGATACTTTTCGGTTGCCGTGCTTTGCTACTGAAATGCCGCCGCCTGCCAATACAAAAGCGGAAGTCGTACTAATATTGAAGCTTTGAAGTCCATCGCCGCCTGTACCGCAATTATCGATATAAATGCCTTCGGGTACGTCGACAGCAACTGCATGTGATTTCATAACAGAAGCTAAGCCAGCAACTTCATGTGCTGTTTCTCCTTTTGTACTCATCGCCGTTAAAAATGAGGCAATCTGTTCTTTCGGTGTTTGCTCACTAAAAATAAGCTGTGCTGCCTGCTGCATTTCCTCAAAAACTAAGTGCTCTTTTCGCTCAATCTGTTCAATGTATGGAAGTAAAGACATGTTCATCATCCTTTCAGTAAAGAGTGGAATGGCGCTTCTTCCTCTGCTTCCGAGTGAAGCTGTGCGACATTTCCTTGAATTATTATCGTTTGTTCAGGTGTCGTGAAATCGACCTGACCATTAAAGCCGATGTAGCCGATCAAGCCTTGTGCTGGTAATAGCCCTTTCACGACATCGATGGCATGAAGGGTAGGGCTTAAAGTACTTGTTGTAATATTGGCAAGCTGCTGCACCGAATTTTCTGTACTATAGCGTTCGATTGACGGTGCGTCATTTGTAACGGAAATATTCCCGTTCCGTACTTGCATGTAGTTTGATTTTGATGTGCCGATTACTGTGCAATCATCAAATTCGACATAGTACATATATGGTGCAGCGTGTTCGACACGCATTTTTCGATAAAGGGAAAGGGCCTCTCCAGTAAATTGTGCGCGATAACGTCCATTTTCCTCTTTTTCGACATGTTGTAATGTATAGGAAGACTGTTCAGGTGTTGGTGTTGTAAACAGCTGTTCAATCAATTGGTCAATGTTTGGTTCTACTTGCTCTGCTTCAATATTTGTATGGAAAACAGCGATTTCATCTGTTAAATGATCAAAAATAACGAGTGTATCGTAAACATGAAACTGCAGTTCAGGTAATGGCTTTTGCAATGCGTGAATATAGCCGATTCCGCCACCTGTAAACGGATATTCTGTATGTGATGAAATACGTGGCATCACTTGCTTTAATAGTTGGATCAGCTCGCCTTCATATGTGTAGGCTTTATTGGAATGATGCGCACGATCTAAAAGCTGATTTTCTGTCCCGATATACGTTTTCCGCGGATTGACACCGATGAACGAATAACGTCCATTGCCATCATATTTAGAGGAACTTTCCAATAAAAACTTCCGTTCACCTTGCAGTCGCTGGAAAATAGAAATCGGTGTCAGTAAATCCCCATTTACTTTTTTCATTGATGTACGAAAATGTTGCTGAACTACCATTTGAAACACTCCTTTTTTGAAATAAACTACGCCTTTACGATTTAGATTTAGCAATCTTGTAATTAACTTAAAGCTTTGCTGAATAAAAAAATCGCCCTCAGCAAAAGAATTAACTTTTGCTGAGGACGATCTGCACCGCGTTGCCACCTCGTTTGAAGCAAACCAAAAAAACCTTGCTTCCACTTAAACCTGATAACGGCAGGGTACCGTCCGCCGACTAACGCCAGCAGCTTTCATAAGGCCCATTCACATTTACCTTTTGGCGTATTTTCACCAGCCATACGCTCTCTGGACAAAACGATAAATGCTACTCTTCTTATTCAACAATTTACTCAACTAAGCTCAACTAAACGAAAACGGTGGTCACGCTCCCGCAACCTGCTACCGTAAATAACAATTTGAATATGCTTTATTCTAACACTGAAAAACGAAATGTCAAACAATTCTAAAATATTTCTGCTAAATAAAAAACCAGCTGACGTAAAAAAGTCAGCTGGCGAAACAATCGATATTAAATCAATTTTTTGAAATCCAATCGTTTATTTAAAGCGTACATAATCGGTGCTCCAACCGCCAATACAACAAATTCGCCAAATGCTACAAACAGCCAAGT is from Solibacillus isronensis and encodes:
- a CDS encoding phosphoribosylanthranilate isomerase, whose protein sequence is MTKVKICGLKEIEHVETAVKAGADFIGFMFAPSKRRITVEEAVELAKAIPGTVKKVGVFVNEEPATIRQIAKEVGLDYIQYHGDETPEQIQVIGLPAIKAFSIRSEEDVTRAATYDVDYYLFDAPGTDFRGGSGKSFDWMLLDKVKIPLEKVILAGGLNEENVGLAIMLVEPFAVDVSSGVEVDGRKSSAAITNFIETAKGELIL
- the trpC gene encoding indole-3-glycerol phosphate synthase TrpC — protein: MTILDRIIDQKKTELPQLLSTKPVFLTIDKARPSLYETLISANSLQVISEMKRASPSKGNIATEVDPVEQALQYEEAGAACISVLTERAFFKGSYADLNAVANAVDIPVLCKDFIIHEVQIDYAKAAGASVVLLIVAALTDDQLKSLYAYATEQQLEVLVEVHDADELKRALAIGANIIGVNNRNLKTFDVSLSATLEIAQLLPPSPIAFISESGILGPEDAQFVANAGAKGILVGEALMRSGDVKNSLKALKIDITAKVGENR
- the trpD gene encoding anthranilate phosphoribosyltransferase, translating into MSLLPYIEQIERKEHLVFEEMQQAAQLIFSEQTPKEQIASFLTAMSTKGETAHEVAGLASVMKSHAVAVDVPEGIYIDNCGTGGDGLQSFNISTTSAFVLAGGGISVAKHGNRKVSSASGSSDVLEALGITLLPNIEQTSELLKQHGIAFLHAPNMHPKLKRIGEVRQAIGKPTIFNLVGPLTNPVPLKTQFVGINRPNFTTDYAEVLHMLGRERAIVVSGAQGMDEASLDGENTFVLLDRGDMIPFKLRAEDVGLAAQPLSAIRGGTPAENADIMRDLLKGKQSVYFDTVLLNAGIGFFAYGLAETMKEGIDMAKDSIMSGRAYEKLENIVAYSQKQMQEEPVK
- a CDS encoding metal ABC transporter ATP-binding protein; this translates as MVVQQHFRTSMKKVNGDLLTPISIFQRLQGERKFLLESSSKYDGNGRYSFIGVNPRKTYIGTENQLLDRAHHSNKAYTYEGELIQLLKQVMPRISSHTEYPFTGGGIGYIHALQKPLPELQFHVYDTLVIFDHLTDEIAVFHTNIEAEQVEPNIDQLIEQLFTTPTPEQSSYTLQHVEKEENGRYRAQFTGEALSLYRKMRVEHAAPYMYYVEFDDCTVIGTSKSNYMQVRNGNISVTNDAPSIERYSTENSVQQLANITTSTLSPTLHAIDVVKGLLPAQGLIGYIGFNGQVDFTTPEQTIIIQGNVAQLHSEAEEEAPFHSLLKG